GGTATACCGGGCATTATCGGAGTCGTAGCGTCGGTACTGGCCGGGCTCGTCTATGTACCTTTGGACGCATCTTATCCGCCTGGACGATTAGCCGATATCGCCCGCCATTCAGGAATAAGTATTCTCGTAACAGATTTTGATACACTTCCGGTTGCAGAAGCTTTAGCTGCTGTACATTCTAATCCGGTCTCCATAACGATGGTTGATGACATTTCCTGTAATGCAACCGGACAATATGATCTGGCAGAGAAACATCACTCGCGTGTATATCTGCTATATACTTCAGGCTCAACAGGAATCCCTAAAGGTGTAATTCAGCATGAAGAACCCATTATTCATTTTGCAGAGGCGTACATACATGAACTGCAGATCACTCCAAATGACCGGCTCACTCTGTTTTCCACCTTTGGTCATGATGCAGCTGTCATAGATATTTTTGCAGGTCTATTATCTGGCGCTTGCCTGTATCCCTTGGATTTACGCATCCCGGAGAATTTGCTTAGATTACCCGGCTGGCTTAGCCGTAACAGCATTAGCGTCTGGCATAGCGTACCGAGTCTGTTCCGCACCTTTTTCACATCGGTCAGGCGGCTGCCTGCGCTTCCTGCACTGCGCCTTGCTGTATTGGGCGGAGAAGCACTCCGTTCCAATGACTACACTCTATGTTCAAAGAAACTGCCGGGCACTGGGTTGTATAGCCTATACGGACAGACTGAATCCTCTTATTCATCCGGGCTTATTGTAACGCAAGCTGAGGATGCCTCAGCCGTCGGCTTGCCGCTCCCGGGTACGAAGCTGCTTATCGCTCTAGGTACAGGAAGCTTTACGGTTATTTCTCCGTCCGGCGATTGGGTACAAGAAAGCTGTCCGCTTCTGAGCACTTACGGGATCGAGGACGCTGAATTGCTGATTGCCTCCCCCTATATTGCTGAAGGTTACTACAAAGATTCATATTTATCGGATCAGGCTTTCTTCACATCCCCTAAGTTTGGAAGGTTATACAGAACCGGCGATCTGGTTGAACCCGATGGAGCGGGAAGGCTCATATTCAGAGGAAGAAAAGATTCACTGATAAAAATCCGGGGCTACCGTGTTGAACCTGGGGAAATTGAATCATATATTCTAACCATCACAGGGGTGAAAGAGTGTGCTGTATGCTCCATTACTCGCAGCGGACCGGCAGCATTGACAGCTTTCATCCATTCTGACCGCCCCTTATTACTGACTGAGGTCAACCGTTGTCTGGAAGAACGGCTGCCAGCGTATATGCTGCTCTCCGAAGTTGTAAACCTGGAACAATTTCCTTATACCTTAACTGGAAAGATAGACAGGAAGAAGCTGGTCAGCGAGCTGGAACACTTAACTTTAAGCGAGCGCCACTAACAACAGCGGGAGTTCCCCCCTTGCAAAGCCCCTGCCATTCTGCAGGGGCTTGTCCGCATTAAGAGCATCTTTCCCTATTCACGGGGCAAAAACCTCGGGATTATCGCTCGTCCAGGCGCCGATGCAGCCGATCAGGCAGGCTGTACAGCTTTTCAGCACCCGCCCGTCCCGGCTGTCCTCATACTCTAAAACGATATTGATGCCCTGCTCCCGCCAAGCAAGAATCCGGCCGGAGAAGCCGGGCCATTCGCATTCCTCATCCATCGCGGGCAGGCCGTAGGCCGCTATCGCCTCCACCGGAGAGTTGCTCATGGCAAGGCCCCCGGGAAGCAGCCCGGGATATGGAGTCTTGATCCGGTCATCCGCACCGGGCGCGAGGAAATGAACAGAACCGATGATCCAATCCTGATTCGTATACTGGAGTCCGGTTAGCTCGTTCAGCTTCGGTGCACGGTACACATCGATGCGGATGGATGATTTCAAAGTCCAGATAATATCGTCGTTGAAATAGCTTTTGGGCGCGGGTACTCTCCGGACACCGTAAGGCTTCAGCAGGTCCTGGATACGCTTGGCATCATACGGCTGGCCCAGCATATTCACCAGTTGATCGGAGGGTTCATTCGTGGTCATGCCTTTCCTCTCCCCTTCACTTGTTCTTCTGTAATCCGCTCTTATTATAGCAAAAGCGCACTCCCACGTGAAACTTGAGGAGCGCGCTCACTTACTGATGCCATCCTACAGATTGCTTAGTTGGCATTGCTGAACTTCAGTCCGTCCTTGCCCAGCTCAAAGCCATACGCTTTGGCCAATGCCTGAAGCTCACTGTCATCCACAGCTTGGATTTCTTTAATGGTATTGTCCTTATCCCGGATCACCTTGAAATCTGTATTACCGTTCCCGTCATAATAGAATTGGTTGAACTTGTCTTCGTGCTGAAGATCCGGGTCCATGAACAGGCGGATGTGCTTGCCGTTATACAGGAATCGGTCCTGGACCTTGTCATAAGTCAAGCCGTAAGCAACATAATCCTTCAGGGAATCGTAATTGAAATCGCTCACTTCTCCGCTGCCATCCGATGAAGCGGCGGCCGCATCCGGTCCGCTGCTGTCTCCGTCCTCCAGTGCGCTCATCTCCGCAG
This region of Paenibacillus sp. FSL K6-1096 genomic DNA includes:
- a CDS encoding AMP-binding protein, translating into MLAQALINSAMRHADRTAVKYNDQSLTYGQLITRAKVVALKLRRLAAEMNTPEEPVCGLVFSHGIPGIIGVVASVLAGLVYVPLDASYPPGRLADIARHSGISILVTDFDTLPVAEALAAVHSNPVSITMVDDISCNATGQYDLAEKHHSRVYLLYTSGSTGIPKGVIQHEEPIIHFAEAYIHELQITPNDRLTLFSTFGHDAAVIDIFAGLLSGACLYPLDLRIPENLLRLPGWLSRNSISVWHSVPSLFRTFFTSVRRLPALPALRLAVLGGEALRSNDYTLCSKKLPGTGLYSLYGQTESSYSSGLIVTQAEDASAVGLPLPGTKLLIALGTGSFTVISPSGDWVQESCPLLSTYGIEDAELLIASPYIAEGYYKDSYLSDQAFFTSPKFGRLYRTGDLVEPDGAGRLIFRGRKDSLIKIRGYRVEPGEIESYILTITGVKECAVCSITRSGPAALTAFIHSDRPLLLTEVNRCLEERLPAYMLLSEVVNLEQFPYTLTGKIDRKKLVSELEHLTLSERH